The Glandiceps talaboti chromosome 1, keGlaTala1.1, whole genome shotgun sequence genome has a segment encoding these proteins:
- the LOC144440141 gene encoding sulfotransferase 2A1-like — translation MASNKCEWPVFCNDGCFFIDHIHDSKAVEERRLDKLWDIRDTDIIISTFAKSGTLWTLTLLSEMYDDLNWKLPATGKAVRLSYIYEKTDEFVPGLYGEQVRHVKKSLKDMPSPRLLVCHLPSQFFHTAWKEGTRKCKVISITRNPKDVCVSLYHFMKSIKFTRMKLSWEEWVEAFVDGKVWFGPWLDHVEGWNKYGVEDNVFHLSFEEMKTDLKSSLEKIAEFLGRPVCDAKLDEVVKSCSMTSMKKNNEDSQKWSIMDEGSFKKSGQYLRKGKVGDWKSHFTVAQNEYFDDKITKEAGKRGIKIQYV, via the coding sequence ATGGCGTCCAACAAGTGTGAGTGGCCAGTGTTCTGCAACGATGGTTGTTTCTTTATTGATCATATTCATGACAGCAAGGCAGTCGAAGAACGTCGTCTTGATAAATTATGGGATATCAGGGACACTGATATAATAATTTCCACATTTGCAAAATCGGGAACTCTGTGGACACTCACGCTACTTTCTGAGATGTACGACGATCTGAACTGGAAACTACCCGCGACAGGCAAGGCAGTGCGGCTCAGTTACATCTATGAAAAGACAGATGAATTCGTTCCTGGTTTATATGGAGAACAAGTCCGTCACGTGAAGAAGTCGCTGAAAGACATGCCTTCACCTCGATTACTAGTTTGCCATCTACCTTCTCAGTTTTTCCACACTGCTTGGAAAGAGGGCACGAGAAAGTGCAAAGTCATTTCAATTACCAGAAATCCAAAGGACGTATGTGTCTCCCTCTATCACTTCATGAAATCCATTAAGTTCACACGAATGAAACTATCATGGGAGGAATGGGTGGAGGCCTTTGTAGACGGTAAGGTATGGTTTGGACCTTGGCTTGATCATGTTGAAGGTTGGAACAAATATGGAGTAGAAGACAACGTGTTTCATTTATCGTTCGAAGAAATGAAGACAGACTTGAAATCCTCGCTAGAGAAGATTGCCGAATTCCTTGGTAGACCTGTGTGTGACGCTAAACTGGATGAGGTTGTCAAGAGTTGCAGCATGACCTCCATGAAGAAAAACAACGAGGATTCGCAAAAATGGTCTATAATGGACGAGGGTTCGTTTAAAAAAAGTGGTCAATATCTTCGTAAAGGCAAGGTTGGCGATTGGAAATCTCATTTCACTGTTGCGCAGAATGAGTATTTTGATGACAAGATAACAAAAGAAGCTGGGAAAAGAGGGATCAAAATTCAATACGTTTAA